A single window of Dermacentor albipictus isolate Rhodes 1998 colony chromosome 1, USDA_Dalb.pri_finalv2, whole genome shotgun sequence DNA harbors:
- the LOC135915849 gene encoding uncharacterized protein isoform X3 — translation MPTTDGDRAAMSTHGTPRENFGRPRGAAGGPSLEATAEMKTLRSSPHEITYGLIFLVGLTLVCAGLAVFPTYSRSLGLALVVGGVVVVVTGALIVDSCATHAAASGQCRPPAYEAVMAHREEDDGGETLFLGPRPGSTRRHWSLPSPWCTCAAPSQRLLELSGVNDPRTGRKLSAQLPRSDRSERERLQGRFVYALELPAAHPHGSAANYLIWSAGESWSPERHAIGGPSVLPDASFDGASPVHPARVSRGGGKCAPRRCEPPSYDAVLAGDLRGGAGGLASPRGRMTRGRSSAPELLLGSTLSTAAAAPVGRADR, via the coding sequence GAACACCACGGGAGAATTTTGGGCGGCCGCGCGGTGCCGCTGGCGGCCCAAGTCTGGAAGCGACCGCCGAGATGAAGACCCTGCGCAGCAGCCCGCATGAAATTACGTATGGCCTGATCTTCCTGGTCGGCTTGACTTTAGTGTGCGCCGGGCTCGCCGTGTTTCCGACGTACAGCAGGAGCCTCGGACTCGCACTGGTCGTCGGCGGAGTGGTGGTTGTCGTCACGGGAGCGCTCATCGTGGACTCGTGCGCCACCCACGCAGCCGCCTCCGGGCAGTGCCGGCCGCCGGCCTACGAGGCGGTAATGGCGCATCGCGAGGAAGACGACGGCGGCGAGACGCTGTTCCTCGGCCCGCGGCCAGGGTCGACGCGACGGCATTGGAGCCTCCCTTCTCCCTGGTGCACTTGCGCTGCGCCGAGCCAGCGCCTGCTTGAATTGAGCGGTGTCAACGACCCTCGCACCGGGCGCAAACTGAGCGCGCAGCTGCCGCGCAGCGACCGCAGTGAGCGGGAACGCCTGCAGGGCCGCTTTGTCTACGCGCTCGAGCTCCCAGCCGCCCACCCCCACGGCTCGGCGGCCAACTATTTGATCTGGTCGGCAGGCGAGTCGTGGTCGCCGGAACGCCACGCTATCGGCGGGCCGAGCGTCCTGCCAGATGCTTCCTTCGACGGGGCCTCGCCCGTGCATCCTGCCCGTGTATCGCGCGGCGGCGGAAAGTGCGCACCGCGACGCTGCGAGCCGCCTTCGTACGACGCCGTGCTGGCCGGCGACCTCCGCGGCGGTGCCGGCGGCCTCGCGTCGCCCCGCGGCCGGATGACGCGGGGCCGATCGTCGGCACCCGAGCTCCTACTCGGCTCGACCCTGTCGACCGCCGCGGCTGCTCCCGTCGGCCGTGCGGACCGCTAG
- the LOC135915849 gene encoding uncharacterized protein isoform X4: MKTLRSSPHEITYGLIFLVGLTLVCAGLAVFPTYSRSLGLALVVGGVVVVVTGALIVDSCATHAAASGQCRPPAYEAVMAHREEDDGGETLFLGPRPGSTRRHWSLPSPWCTCAAPSQRLLELSGVNDPRTGRKLSAQLPRSDRSERERLQGRFVYALELPAAHPHGSAANYLIWSAGESWSPERHAIGGPSVLPDASFDGASPVHPARVSRGGGKCAPRRCEPPSYDAVLAGDLRGGAGGLASPRGRMTRGRSSAPELLLGSTLSTAAAAPVGRADR; encoded by the coding sequence ATGAAGACCCTGCGCAGCAGCCCGCATGAAATTACGTATGGCCTGATCTTCCTGGTCGGCTTGACTTTAGTGTGCGCCGGGCTCGCCGTGTTTCCGACGTACAGCAGGAGCCTCGGACTCGCACTGGTCGTCGGCGGAGTGGTGGTTGTCGTCACGGGAGCGCTCATCGTGGACTCGTGCGCCACCCACGCAGCCGCCTCCGGGCAGTGCCGGCCGCCGGCCTACGAGGCGGTAATGGCGCATCGCGAGGAAGACGACGGCGGCGAGACGCTGTTCCTCGGCCCGCGGCCAGGGTCGACGCGACGGCATTGGAGCCTCCCTTCTCCCTGGTGCACTTGCGCTGCGCCGAGCCAGCGCCTGCTTGAATTGAGCGGTGTCAACGACCCTCGCACCGGGCGCAAACTGAGCGCGCAGCTGCCGCGCAGCGACCGCAGTGAGCGGGAACGCCTGCAGGGCCGCTTTGTCTACGCGCTCGAGCTCCCAGCCGCCCACCCCCACGGCTCGGCGGCCAACTATTTGATCTGGTCGGCAGGCGAGTCGTGGTCGCCGGAACGCCACGCTATCGGCGGGCCGAGCGTCCTGCCAGATGCTTCCTTCGACGGGGCCTCGCCCGTGCATCCTGCCCGTGTATCGCGCGGCGGCGGAAAGTGCGCACCGCGACGCTGCGAGCCGCCTTCGTACGACGCCGTGCTGGCCGGCGACCTCCGCGGCGGTGCCGGCGGCCTCGCGTCGCCCCGCGGCCGGATGACGCGGGGCCGATCGTCGGCACCCGAGCTCCTACTCGGCTCGACCCTGTCGACCGCCGCGGCTGCTCCCGTCGGCCGTGCGGACCGCTAG
- the LOC135915849 gene encoding uncharacterized protein isoform X2 has product MPTTDGDRAAMSTHGNVPLQPWPLSMVELQEMPRHITRGTPRENFGRPRGAAGGPSLEATAEMKTLRSSPHEITYGLIFLVGLTLVCAGLAVFPTYSRSLGLALVVGGVVVVVTGALIVDSCATHAAASGQCRPPAYEAVMAHREEDDGGETLFLGPRPGSTRRHWSLPSPWCTCAAPSQRLLELSGVNDPRTGRKLSAQLPRSDRSERERLQGRFVYALELPAAHPHGSAANYLIWSAGESWSPERHAIGGPSVLPDASFDGASPVHPARVSRGGGKCAPRRCEPPSYDAVLAGDLRGGAGGLASPRGRMTRGRSSAPELLLGSTLSTAAAAPVGRADR; this is encoded by the exons GTAATGTGCCATTGCAGCCCTGGCCCCTTAGCATGGTCGAGTTGCAGGAGATGCCACGCCATATTACTCGAG GAACACCACGGGAGAATTTTGGGCGGCCGCGCGGTGCCGCTGGCGGCCCAAGTCTGGAAGCGACCGCCGAGATGAAGACCCTGCGCAGCAGCCCGCATGAAATTACGTATGGCCTGATCTTCCTGGTCGGCTTGACTTTAGTGTGCGCCGGGCTCGCCGTGTTTCCGACGTACAGCAGGAGCCTCGGACTCGCACTGGTCGTCGGCGGAGTGGTGGTTGTCGTCACGGGAGCGCTCATCGTGGACTCGTGCGCCACCCACGCAGCCGCCTCCGGGCAGTGCCGGCCGCCGGCCTACGAGGCGGTAATGGCGCATCGCGAGGAAGACGACGGCGGCGAGACGCTGTTCCTCGGCCCGCGGCCAGGGTCGACGCGACGGCATTGGAGCCTCCCTTCTCCCTGGTGCACTTGCGCTGCGCCGAGCCAGCGCCTGCTTGAATTGAGCGGTGTCAACGACCCTCGCACCGGGCGCAAACTGAGCGCGCAGCTGCCGCGCAGCGACCGCAGTGAGCGGGAACGCCTGCAGGGCCGCTTTGTCTACGCGCTCGAGCTCCCAGCCGCCCACCCCCACGGCTCGGCGGCCAACTATTTGATCTGGTCGGCAGGCGAGTCGTGGTCGCCGGAACGCCACGCTATCGGCGGGCCGAGCGTCCTGCCAGATGCTTCCTTCGACGGGGCCTCGCCCGTGCATCCTGCCCGTGTATCGCGCGGCGGCGGAAAGTGCGCACCGCGACGCTGCGAGCCGCCTTCGTACGACGCCGTGCTGGCCGGCGACCTCCGCGGCGGTGCCGGCGGCCTCGCGTCGCCCCGCGGCCGGATGACGCGGGGCCGATCGTCGGCACCCGAGCTCCTACTCGGCTCGACCCTGTCGACCGCCGCGGCTGCTCCCGTCGGCCGTGCGGACCGCTAG